The uncultured Flavobacterium sp. genome has a window encoding:
- a CDS encoding glucoamylase family protein, whose translation MKISIYLVVFLSFFTSCSSSTPDGSKGGTPLPTNPTTPTKPLTDAEAMDQVQKDAIKYFWEYADPTSKLARERYLTEDPNFESNIITTGGSGFGLMTIVVGVERGFLPRAEAVSRLTTALTFLEKAERFHGAWPHWMDNKSGKVIPFGTKDNGGDLVETSFVCQALITIREYFKNGSTAEKELAAKADELWKGVEWDWYTRGENALYWHWSPNYGWEMNFKLEGYNECLITYVMAASSPTHPISAEAYHQAWARNGAIVNGGSQYGIPVVLNYNGATGNVGPMFWSHYSYLGLDPNNLKDKYADYWQLTQNHAKIMVQYSVANPKGFKDYSDKCWGLTASYTRNPDGTTGYTAHQPNNDNGVISPTAALSSFPYTPTESMKFLHYLYDNNKSKYVGIAGPYDAFSPQYNWVTARYLAIDQGTIAPMIENYRSGLLWKLFMNASDTKQGLIKLGFNSTKYGF comes from the coding sequence ATGAAAATTTCAATATACTTAGTCGTTTTTTTAAGTTTTTTCACCTCATGTTCATCATCAACACCAGATGGAAGTAAAGGAGGAACACCATTGCCAACAAACCCGACAACACCAACTAAACCTTTGACAGATGCTGAAGCTATGGATCAGGTTCAAAAAGATGCAATAAAATATTTTTGGGAGTATGCAGATCCTACTTCAAAATTAGCAAGGGAGAGATATCTAACTGAAGATCCTAATTTTGAGTCAAACATTATAACTACTGGTGGTTCCGGTTTTGGGTTAATGACAATTGTTGTAGGAGTAGAAAGAGGTTTTTTGCCAAGAGCCGAAGCTGTTTCTAGACTTACAACAGCATTAACTTTCCTTGAAAAGGCAGAACGTTTTCATGGAGCATGGCCACATTGGATGGACAATAAATCAGGTAAGGTTATACCGTTTGGAACAAAAGATAATGGTGGAGATTTGGTTGAAACATCTTTCGTTTGTCAGGCCTTAATTACTATTAGAGAGTACTTTAAAAATGGAAGTACAGCAGAGAAAGAGTTAGCAGCTAAAGCAGATGAACTTTGGAAAGGTGTAGAATGGGACTGGTATACACGCGGAGAAAACGCTTTATATTGGCATTGGTCACCTAACTATGGTTGGGAAATGAATTTTAAATTAGAAGGGTACAACGAATGTTTAATTACTTATGTAATGGCAGCTTCGTCACCAACACATCCAATTTCTGCTGAAGCATATCACCAGGCTTGGGCAAGAAATGGTGCTATTGTAAATGGAGGTTCTCAATATGGAATTCCGGTTGTTTTAAATTATAACGGAGCTACAGGAAATGTGGGGCCAATGTTCTGGTCACATTATTCGTATTTAGGTTTAGATCCAAATAACTTGAAAGACAAATATGCAGATTACTGGCAATTGACGCAAAATCATGCTAAAATCATGGTTCAGTATAGCGTTGCTAACCCAAAAGGTTTTAAAGATTATTCAGATAAATGTTGGGGGCTTACAGCAAGTTATACTCGTAATCCTGATGGAACAACTGGATATACAGCACATCAGCCTAATAACGATAATGGTGTTATCTCTCCAACAGCTGCGTTATCATCATTTCCATACACGCCAACAGAATCCATGAAGTTTTTACATTATTTATATGATAATAATAAATCAAAATACGTAGGAATTGCAGGTCCTTATGATGCGTTTTCACCGCAATACAATTGGGTGACTGCCCGTTATTTGGCAATTGATCAGGGAACAATTGCTCCTATGATTGAAAACTACAGAAGTGGTTTGCTATGGAAATTATTTATGAATGCGTCAGATACAAAACAAGGATTAATCAAACTTGGATTTAATTCAACTAAATACGGATTCTAA
- a CDS encoding LamG domain-containing protein gives MKKNKSIFMLSFALASSLFVSCEDSIDKVNSPIPYESIGGYENSDDIAAAHLVSKFSFDGNITDSKNNITDGSGTNVSYDTGIKGDAYKGSTSSFIAYNTVGNPIVNLKSITVSMWIKTDPHTGGAQSLFMLPKKTDFWGNIFTLIEGTGPATTMLMKNHIQKDVTPSIPWAGQFIEHAGANVLPNMFGAWKHLVWTYNGTSSTYSIYVDGQKLNIPASISKRYASDPLTGGAPYGELANSEVSKFIIGGYQQHLGAPWGNADGWMLHYTGLMDEFRIYDTPLTDNEVVALYKLEKDKR, from the coding sequence ATGAAAAAAAATAAATCTATTTTCATGCTTTCTTTTGCTTTAGCTTCTTCATTATTTGTTAGCTGCGAGGATAGTATTGATAAAGTAAACAGTCCAATTCCTTATGAGTCAATTGGAGGATATGAGAATTCAGATGATATTGCCGCTGCTCATTTAGTTTCTAAATTTAGTTTTGATGGTAATATTACTGATTCAAAAAATAACATAACAGACGGATCAGGAACGAATGTGTCTTACGACACTGGAATAAAAGGAGACGCTTATAAAGGCTCTACAAGTTCTTTTATTGCTTATAATACTGTTGGCAATCCAATAGTAAATTTAAAAAGCATTACAGTTTCAATGTGGATTAAAACTGATCCGCATACTGGTGGAGCGCAATCTCTATTTATGCTTCCTAAAAAAACTGATTTTTGGGGTAATATTTTTACACTTATTGAAGGAACAGGACCAGCAACTACAATGTTGATGAAAAATCACATTCAAAAAGATGTCACACCAAGTATACCTTGGGCCGGACAATTTATTGAACATGCAGGAGCAAATGTCTTACCCAATATGTTTGGAGCATGGAAACATTTAGTTTGGACTTATAATGGAACAAGTTCGACATATAGTATTTATGTTGATGGACAAAAATTAAATATACCGGCGTCTATTTCAAAGAGATATGCAAGTGATCCTTTAACGGGAGGCGCTCCTTATGGTGAATTGGCTAATTCTGAAGTATCTAAATTTATTATTGGAGGTTATCAGCAACATTTGGGTGCTCCTTGGGGAAATGCAGATGGTTGGATGCTTCATTATACTGGTTTAATGGATGAATTCAGAATCTATGACACACCACTTACAGATAATGAAGTTGTGGCTCTTTATAAATTAGAAAAAGACAAAAGATAA